The proteins below come from a single Rosa rugosa chromosome 2, drRosRugo1.1, whole genome shotgun sequence genomic window:
- the LOC133729704 gene encoding glycine-rich protein DOT1-like — protein MIPTSLLLATLILTASLGGLSARPESTGAFSAELKHSNNKNKGGGAGGNNGGGNNGGGGGMGGFFGPGGGFDIPGFGKGFGGGYGGGYGGPNGGSSKGGIVRPTQVCKEKGPCFNKKLTCPAKCFTSYSRSGKGYGGGGGGGGCTIDCKKCTAYC, from the coding sequence ATGATCCCAACAAGTCTTCTCTTGGCAACTTTGATCCTCACTGCTTCACTTGGTGGCTTGTCTGCCCGACCTGAGTCCACCGGAGCCTTCTCAGCTGAGCTCAAGCActcaaacaacaagaacaagGGTGGTGGAGCTGGTGGCAATAATGGTGGTGGAAAcaatggcggcggcggcggcatgGGAGGGTTCTTTGGGCCCGGAGGTGGGTTTGACATACCCGGATTTGGAAAGGGCTTTGGAGGCGGCTATGGTGGAGGGTACGGCGGTCCGAACGGAGGCTCCTCCAAGGGTGGTATCGTGAGGCCTACTCAGGTGTGCAAAGAAAAGGGTCCTTGCTTCAACAAGAAGCTGACATGTCCCGCTAAGTGCTTCACCTCCTACAGCCGCTCAGGGAAGGGctacggcggcggcggcggaggcggTGGGTGCACCATCGACTGCAAGAAGTGTACTGCTTATTGCTAG